One part of the Malus sylvestris chromosome 2, drMalSylv7.2, whole genome shotgun sequence genome encodes these proteins:
- the LOC126593752 gene encoding probable inactive receptor kinase At2g26730 has translation MMAVSFSAATVVGFVLITLLSLSGERVNSEPIQDKQALLAFLSQTPHANRVQWNASVSACTWVGIKCDDNQSYVYSLRLPGVGLVGPVPPNTLGRLTQLRVLSLRSNRLSGPIPADFSNLTLLRSLYLQGNQLSGDFPTGLTQLERLNRLVLSSNNFTGPIPFAVSNLTHLTVLYLENNGFSGKLPNIQAPNLTNFNVSNNQLNGSIPQSLSKFPASAFSGNLDLCGGPLKACNPFFPAPAPSPESPPIIPVHKKSKKLSTAAIVAIAVGSALALFLLLLVLFLCLRKRRRQQPAKAPKPPVATRSVETEAGTSSSKDDITGGSTEAERNKLVFFNGGVYSFDLEDLLRASAEVLGKGSVGTSYKAVLEEGTTVVVKRLKDVVVTKREFEMTMEVLGKIKHDNVVPLRAFYFSKDEKLLVSDYMSAGSLSALLHGSRGSGRTPLDWDNRMKIALSAARGIAHLHVSGKVVHGNIKSSNILLRPDNDASVSDFGLNPLFGTSTPPNRVAGYRAPEVVETRKVTFKSDVYSFGVLLLELLTGKAPNQASLGEEGIDLPRWVQSVVREEWTAEVFDVELMRYHNIEEEMVQLLQIAMACVSTVPDQRPAMQEVVRMIEDMNRAETDDGLRQSSDDPSKGSDGHTPPGGSRTPPSVTPTP, from the exons atGATGGCAGTGAGTTTTAGTGCTGCTACTGTGGTGGGTTTTGTTCTGATTACGCTTCTGTCACTGAGTGGCGAGCGAGTCAACTCGGAGCCGATTCAGGACAAGCAAGCCCTCCTTGCGTTTCTGTCCCAGACTCCACATGCTAACCGGGTCCAATGGAACGCGTCGGTTTCGGCCTGCACCTGGGTCGGAATCAAATGCGACGACAACCAGTCCTACGTCTACTCCCTCCGCCTCCCGGGTGTCGGCCTCGTCGGGCCCGTCCCGCCCAACACGCTCGGCCGGCTGACTCAGCTTCGGGTTCTCAGTCTCCGTTCTAACCGACTCTCCGGTCCCATCCCTGCCGATTTCTCCAACCTAACTCTGCTCCGCAGTCTCTACCTCCAGGGGAATCAATTATCGGGTGACTTTCCGACCGGGCTGACCCAGTTGGAGCGGTTGAACAGGCTCGTTCTCAGCTCCAACAACTTCACCGGTCCGATTCCATTTGCCGTCAGCAACCTGACCCACCTGACCGTACTCTATCTTGAAAACAATGGTTTCTCAGGCAAGCTGCCGAACATCCAGGCTCCCAATCTGACCAACTTCAACGTTTCAAACAACCAACTCAACGGCTCGATCCCGCAATCGCTATCAAAATTCCCCGCCTCCGCATTCTCTGGAAACTTAGATCTTTGCGGTGGCCCGCTTAAGGCGTGCAACCCATTTTTCCCTGCTCCCGCTCCGTCGCCCGAGTCCCCGCCCATAATCCCAGTCCACAAAAAGTCCAAGAAGCTCTCTACCGCCGCCATTGTCGCCATCGCCGTGGGGTCCGCTCTAGCCCTGTTCCTACTCCTCCTCGTACTCTTCCTCTGCCTCCGGAAACGGCGCCGACAGCAGCCGGCGAAGGCGCCAAAGCCACCTGTGGCCACACGGTCGGTAGAGACGGAGGCTGGAACATCATCCTCGAAAGACGACATCACGGGCGGGTCCACCGAGGCGGAGAGAAACAAACTTGTGTTCTTCAACGGCGGAGTTTACAGCTTCGATTTGGAGGACTTGTTGAGAGCGTCGGCTGAGGTTTTGGGGAAGGGAAGCGTGGGGACGTCGTACAAGGCGGTGCTGGAGGAAGGGACGACGGTGGTGGTGAAGCGGCTTAAGGACGTGGTGGTTACGAAGAGAGAGTTCGAGATGACAATGGAGGTTCTGGGGAAGATTAAGCACGACAATGTGGTGCCCCTGCGCGCGTTTTACTTCTCGAAGGACGAGAAATTGCTCGTCTCCGATTACATGTCCGCCGGCAGCTTGTCTGCCCTTCTCCACG GGAGTAGAGGCTCGGGCCGGACGCCACTAGACTGGGACAACCGCATGAAAATAGCGCTGAGCGCGGCAAGAGGAATAGCGCACCTCCACGTGTCAGGCAAGGTGGTCCACGGCAACATTAAATCCTCCAACATCCTGCTCCGGCCCGACAACGACGCATCCGTTTCCGACTTCGGGCTCAACCCGCTCTTCGGGACTTCCACGCCGCCGAACCGGGTGGCGGGATACCGCGCGCCGGAGGTGGTGGAGACCCGGAAGGTCACGTTCAAATCCGACGTGTACAGTTTTGGCGTGTTGCTGCTGGAGCTGTTAACCGGGAAAGCGCCCAATCAGGCGTCGCTGGGTGAGGAGGGGATCGATTTGCCACGGTGGGTGCAGTCGGTGGTAAGGGAGGAGTGGACGGCGGAGGTCTTCGACGTGGAGCTGATGAGGTACCACAACATCGAGGAGGAGATGGTGCAGCTTTTACAGATCGCCATGGCGTGCGTTTCCACGGTACCCGATCAAAGACCCGCAATGCAGGAGGTGGTCCGTATGATCGAAGATATGAACCGGGCCGAGACCGATGACGGGTTACGACAGTCGTCCGATGATCCTTCGAAAGGATCGGACGGTCATACACCTCCCGGTGGGTCGAGGACCCCACCCAGCGTCACACCCACGCCTTAA
- the LOC126593762 gene encoding sodium/pyruvate cotransporter BASS2, chloroplastic-like has protein sequence MSSISSKFALKDFKLRTCDAFCRPAASLSARRLQSHLDLRGELSVPENVRCCAIQSKTWSPIVAKPSSSIIQTSRNSKVFCKAATNVSGDLPSSTPSGMNLYEKIIETLTTLFPVWVILGTILGIYKPAAVTWLQTDLFTLGLGFLMLSMGLTLTFEDFRRCLRNPWTVGVGFLAQYMIKPLLGFVIALTLKLSAPIATGLILVSCCPGGQASNVATYISKGNVALSVLMTTCSTIGAIIMTPLLTKLLAGQLVPVDAVGLALSTFQVVLMPTIVGVLANEFFPKFTSKIAAVTPLIGVMLTTLLCASPIGQVSEVLKTQGAQLILPVAILHGAAFGIGYWISKLSFGESTSRTISIECGMQSSALGFLLAQKHFTNPLVAVPSAVSVVCMALGGSALAVFWRNRPIPIDDKDDFKE, from the exons ATGTCGTCCATATCGTCGAAATTTGCTCTCAAGGATTTCAAGCTGAGAACATGCGACGCTTTCTGCAGGCCAGCTGCTTCTTTATCTGCAAGGAGGCTGCAGTCTCATCTGG ACTTAAGGGGTGAACTTTCTGTGCCTGAGAATGTAAGGTGCTGTGCGATCCAAAGCAAGACATGGAGTCCCATCGTTGCGAAACCTTCTTCTTCGATAATTCAAACATCAAG gaactccaaagttttCTGCAAGGCTGCAACAAATGTATCTGGAGATCTTCCTAGTAGTACGCCTAGCGGGATGAACCTGTATGAGAAAATAATCGAAACTTTGACAACTCTATTTCCTGTGTGG GTCATATTGGGCACCATCCTGGGGATCTACAAGCCAGCTGCG GTAACTTGGTTGCAGACAGACCTTTTCACGCTTGGCCTTGGTTTCCTCATGCTTTCCATGGGGTTGACATTGACCTTTGAGGACTTTAGACGATGTTTGCGTAATCCTTGGACA GTGGGTGTAGGTTTTCTTGCACAGTACATGATCAAACCCCTACTAGGTTTTGTTATTGCCCTG ACTCTCAAACTTTCTGCACCTATTGCGACTGGTCTTATCTTGGTCTCGTGCTGTCCTGGTGGTCAGGCATCAAATGTTGCAACTTATATCTCTAAGGGAAACGTAGCGCTTTCTGTTCTCATGACAAC GTGTTCAACAATAGGAGCTATTATTATGACACCACTTCTTACCAAGCTTCTTGCTGGCCAGCTTGTTCCAGTTGATGCTGTG GGCCTGGCTCTCAGCACTTTCCAGGTTGTTTTAATGCCAACAATTGTAGGAG TACTGGCAAATGAGTTCTTCCCCAAATTCACTTCAAAAATAGCCGCGGTGACACCTTTAATTGGAGTAATGCTCACCACTCTACTCTGTGCCAGCCCG ATCGGGCAAGTTTCGGAAGTCTTGAAAACACAAGGAGCGCAACTGATACTCCCGGTGGCTATTCTGCACGGTGCTGCATTTGGTATTGGTTACTGGATTTCGAAATTATCATTTGGTGAATCTACATCTCGTACCATATCCATAGAGTGTGGGATGCAG AGCTCAGCACTTGGATTTTTACTTGCTCAAAAACATTTTACAAACCCTCTTGTTGCCGTCCCTTCTGCTGTCAGCGTTGTTTGCATGGCG CTTGGTGGGAGTGCTCTTGCTGTCTTCTGGAGAAACAGACCAATTCCAATCGATGACAAGGATGATTTCAAGGAATGA